The Antarcticibacterium sp. 1MA-6-2 genome has a window encoding:
- a CDS encoding ABC transporter permease, protein MSTSFEKYQKRRLISSYFSVVISISLVLFLLGLLGLLVLNTKKVADHFKEQIALTVYLKDTAKEVEIEQLKKSLAMAEYTKSSTFISKEQAAEEHSKEIGEDFMEFLGYNPLQNSIDVYMKADYVSPEQIDTIATELTSKNFVDEVVYDKPLIALLNDNVKKISFWILIVSGIFTFIAVLLINSSIRLAVYSKRFIIKTMQMVGATKNFIRSPFIWQSVKLGIIGAVLALIGMAIVLYYLNSTFPELELLKDISLLSALFIGIFLMGILITWLSTFFATSRFLNLKTDELYY, encoded by the coding sequence ATGAGTACATCTTTTGAAAAGTATCAAAAACGCCGATTGATCTCTTCTTATTTTTCTGTTGTTATAAGTATTTCTCTCGTGCTTTTTTTGCTGGGTCTGCTGGGGCTTTTGGTCCTGAACACCAAAAAAGTAGCCGACCATTTTAAGGAACAAATTGCCCTCACTGTTTACCTGAAGGACACTGCCAAGGAAGTAGAAATAGAGCAGTTAAAGAAAAGCCTTGCTATGGCTGAATATACCAAATCCAGCACGTTTATTTCTAAAGAACAAGCTGCGGAAGAACACAGTAAGGAAATTGGAGAGGATTTTATGGAATTCCTGGGATACAACCCGCTACAGAATTCTATAGATGTCTATATGAAGGCAGATTATGTTTCTCCGGAGCAAATAGATACCATTGCGACAGAACTTACATCTAAAAATTTTGTGGATGAAGTGGTTTATGATAAGCCTTTAATTGCCCTGCTCAACGACAACGTAAAGAAAATAAGTTTCTGGATCCTCATTGTAAGCGGGATATTTACCTTTATTGCCGTTCTCTTAATAAACAGTTCCATAAGACTCGCCGTTTATTCAAAACGCTTTATTATTAAAACAATGCAAATGGTTGGGGCAACCAAAAATTTTATCAGGAGCCCCTTTATCTGGCAAAGTGTGAAACTGGGAATTATAGGTGCCGTTCTCGCACTTATAGGGATGGCAATAGTTTTATATTATCTTAACTCCACATTTCCTGAACTTGAATTACTAAAAGATATTTCCCTGCTTTCCGCATTGTTTATTGGGATCTTTTTAATGGGGATCTTAATTACCTGGTTAAGTACCTTTTTTGCAACCTCAAGGTTTCTTAACCTAAAGACAGATGAGTTGTATTATTAA
- a CDS encoding DUF3098 domain-containing protein, which produces MARPQGLNQDKKPLHRQDLNFVFGKRNYMFMFIGLGVIALGFILMAGGGSEDPNVFNEEIYNFRRIRLAPALVLIGFAIEAYAILLNPKKNK; this is translated from the coding sequence ATGGCCAGACCACAAGGATTAAATCAAGATAAAAAACCGTTGCACAGGCAGGACCTTAATTTCGTCTTCGGAAAAAGAAATTATATGTTCATGTTCATTGGTCTTGGCGTAATTGCACTTGGGTTTATTCTTATGGCAGGTGGTGGTAGTGAGGATCCTAATGTTTTTAATGAGGAGATCTACAATTTTCGAAGAATTCGCCTGGCTCCTGCCCTTGTTCTCATAGGGTTTGCAATAGAAGCTTATGCGATTTTACTAAACCCCAAAAAGAATAAATAA
- the truB gene encoding tRNA pseudouridine(55) synthase TruB, whose protein sequence is MEQNVFTPDDFKEGQILLFDKPLGWTSFQLVNKVRWLIRQSCKIKKIKVGHAGTLDPLATGLLIICTGKFTKRIEELQGQEKEYTGTFTLGATTPSYDLETEIDKEYPVDHLINEKLHQATSNFIGEIDQVPPVFSALKKDGKRLYEYARSGEEVEVKSRKVVIHDFEITANRLPEIDFLTVCSKGTYIRSLANDFGKAVGSGAHLSSLRRTKIGDFKVEDAFDIEGFENLLP, encoded by the coding sequence TTGGAACAAAACGTTTTTACTCCTGATGATTTCAAAGAAGGTCAAATTCTCCTGTTTGACAAACCTCTGGGCTGGACCTCTTTTCAGCTGGTAAATAAAGTTCGGTGGCTAATAAGACAGAGCTGCAAAATAAAAAAGATCAAAGTTGGGCACGCAGGAACCTTAGATCCTTTGGCAACGGGACTATTAATTATATGCACCGGAAAATTCACCAAAAGAATTGAAGAACTGCAGGGGCAGGAAAAAGAATATACAGGGACTTTTACGCTTGGCGCAACAACCCCTTCTTACGACCTGGAAACAGAGATTGACAAAGAATATCCTGTTGATCATCTTATAAATGAGAAGCTGCATCAAGCTACATCCAATTTTATTGGAGAAATAGACCAGGTTCCCCCTGTTTTTTCAGCTCTTAAAAAGGATGGAAAACGCCTGTATGAATATGCCCGCAGTGGAGAGGAAGTTGAAGTAAAATCCAGAAAGGTTGTCATTCATGATTTTGAAATAACTGCAAACAGGTTACCTGAAATAGATTTTCTTACAGTGTGCAGCAAAGGAACCTACATAAGAAGCCTTGCAAATGACTTCGGGAAAGCAGTTGGGAGTGGTGCACACCTCTCCTCTTTACGCAGAACCAAAATTGGAGACTTTAAGGTTGAGGATGCTTTTGATATTGAGGGCTTTGAAAATTTGCTACCTTAA
- a CDS encoding DNA-3-methyladenine glycosylase I → MKEKNRCGWCVGDALYEEYHDTEWGVPVYDDEKLFEFLVLETFQAGLSWITILRKRENFRRALDDFNYRKIAEYSEEKLESLLQDTGIIRNKLKVKATVSNARAFMQIQEEFGSFSKYIWGFVDHSPIQNKVENYKQAPATTSLSDNLSKDLKKRGFKFVGSTVMYAHMQATGMVNDHELSCFRFKEVKKFSEES, encoded by the coding sequence ATGAAAGAAAAGAACCGTTGCGGCTGGTGTGTTGGAGACGCTCTTTATGAGGAGTATCACGATACTGAATGGGGAGTACCCGTCTATGATGATGAAAAACTCTTCGAATTTTTAGTGCTCGAAACCTTTCAGGCGGGATTGAGCTGGATCACTATCCTTCGGAAGCGGGAAAACTTCAGAAGAGCTTTGGACGATTTCAACTATCGGAAAATAGCAGAATATTCCGAAGAAAAACTGGAAAGCTTACTGCAGGATACCGGAATCATCAGAAACAAGCTGAAGGTCAAAGCCACAGTGAGCAATGCGCGGGCCTTTATGCAGATACAGGAAGAATTTGGAAGTTTCAGCAAATACATCTGGGGATTTGTAGATCATTCCCCTATCCAGAATAAGGTCGAAAATTACAAACAGGCTCCTGCTACCACTTCCCTGAGTGATAACCTTAGCAAAGATTTGAAAAAGCGTGGGTTTAAATTTGTGGGTTCGACAGTGATGTACGCACATATGCAGGCAACGGGAATGGTAAACGACCACGAATTGAGTTGTTTTAGATTTAAAGAGGTGAAGAAGTTTTCTGAAGAAAGTTAA
- a CDS encoding DUF3127 domain-containing protein produces the protein MEVQGKIKMIGETQTFGSNGFRKREVVVTTEEQYPQHIMVEFVQDKTDLLNNFQVGQPVKIGVNLRGREWVNPQGETKYFNSIQGWRIENLQQGASGGQNVPPPSDQFEPAQDLNDEDYDDLPF, from the coding sequence ATGGAAGTACAAGGAAAAATTAAAATGATTGGTGAAACCCAAACTTTTGGTAGTAACGGGTTTAGAAAAAGAGAGGTTGTTGTAACTACAGAAGAGCAATATCCACAACATATAATGGTTGAATTTGTACAGGATAAAACAGACCTTTTAAACAATTTCCAGGTGGGGCAACCTGTGAAAATAGGAGTAAACCTAAGAGGTAGGGAATGGGTAAATCCTCAGGGCGAAACAAAATATTTTAATTCAATCCAAGGATGGAGAATTGAAAATCTGCAGCAGGGAGCTTCTGGAGGACAAAACGTTCCGCCACCTTCAGATCAATTTGAACCAGCGCAAGATCTTAACGACGAGGACTATGATGATCTTCCGTTTTAA
- a CDS encoding haloacid dehalogenase-like hydrolase yields the protein MENNATESGGKQEEDVVKVVIFDLNGTFYHESSKEEFYKFILSKRPNRIKYIFEMTYYYVRKKLNKINETEFKENFFNYLDEFPPAQVKEYAKAYWQQEFPDKFNKELLQKFDTFRDRKDVVLYCATGGLELYVKPLFDLYPIDGFAGTQVKYNGKTYVVEGLACKEEEKLERLSKFLKGRPYRIIEAYSDSKEEILKRAEKAYLLDDGEIKPYNKSEEKD from the coding sequence ATGGAAAACAATGCAACCGAAAGTGGGGGAAAGCAAGAGGAGGATGTGGTAAAGGTTGTAATATTTGACCTTAACGGCACCTTTTACCACGAAAGTTCTAAAGAAGAATTTTATAAGTTTATTCTTTCTAAAAGGCCTAATCGCATAAAGTACATTTTTGAAATGACGTACTACTATGTGAGAAAAAAGCTGAACAAAATTAACGAGACAGAATTTAAAGAAAATTTCTTCAATTATCTTGATGAGTTTCCGCCCGCACAGGTAAAGGAATATGCGAAAGCTTATTGGCAACAGGAGTTTCCCGATAAGTTCAATAAAGAACTTCTTCAAAAGTTTGACACTTTTAGAGATCGTAAAGATGTGGTTCTTTATTGTGCAACAGGAGGGTTGGAATTATATGTAAAACCACTTTTCGATCTCTATCCCATTGACGGTTTTGCAGGCACCCAGGTTAAATATAATGGAAAAACCTATGTTGTTGAAGGTTTAGCCTGTAAAGAAGAGGAAAAACTCGAGCGTCTAAGTAAATTTCTTAAGGGAAGACCATACAGAATAATTGAGGCGTATTCTGACAGTAAGGAAGAAATTTTAAAACGGGCAGAAAAGGCTTATTTGTTGGATGATGGAGAAATTAAACCTTACAATAAATCTGAAGAAAAGGATTAA
- a CDS encoding HIT family protein, translated as MATIFSKIISGEIPSYKVAETEEFLAFLDINPNTQGHTLCIPKKEVNKIFDLDENTYTRLMQFSRKVAIALEKTVPCKRVGMTVIGLEVPHVHVHLIPLNSMGNMDFGKKVNMSKEEFEQLAAEIQSNFE; from the coding sequence ATGGCAACAATTTTTTCAAAAATAATAAGTGGAGAGATTCCCTCTTACAAAGTAGCGGAAACAGAAGAATTTCTCGCTTTCCTGGATATAAATCCTAATACCCAAGGCCACACCCTTTGTATTCCTAAAAAAGAGGTGAACAAAATTTTTGATCTTGACGAAAATACATATACCCGGTTGATGCAGTTTTCAAGAAAAGTTGCCATTGCCCTGGAAAAGACGGTGCCCTGTAAAAGAGTGGGAATGACGGTAATAGGCCTTGAAGTTCCTCACGTGCACGTACATCTCATACCTTTAAATTCTATGGGGAATATGGACTTTGGTAAAAAAGTAAATATGTCTAAAGAAGAATTTGAACAGCTGGCAGCTGAGATACAGTCAAATTTTGAATAG
- the greA gene encoding transcription elongation factor GreA codes for MSKVSYYTAEGLKKLKDELNQLRDVERPKASEAIAEARDKGDLSENAEYDAAKEAQGLLEMRISKMEEIVANARLIDESQLDTSKVLVHSLVKIKNLANKMEVTYKLVAQSEADLKSGKISVDSPIGKGLLGKKEGDTAEINVPNGKLNFEILKIWRE; via the coding sequence ATGAGCAAAGTATCTTATTATACAGCTGAAGGTTTAAAAAAACTGAAGGACGAGCTTAATCAACTAAGAGATGTGGAACGTCCAAAAGCTTCAGAGGCAATTGCCGAAGCACGTGACAAAGGGGATTTAAGTGAAAATGCCGAATATGATGCGGCCAAGGAAGCACAGGGTTTGCTTGAAATGAGGATTTCCAAAATGGAAGAAATTGTCGCAAATGCCCGCCTTATAGATGAATCACAACTAGATACCTCTAAGGTGCTGGTGCATTCTCTTGTGAAGATTAAGAACCTGGCGAATAAAATGGAGGTTACCTATAAACTGGTGGCTCAAAGTGAAGCCGATCTAAAAAGTGGAAAAATTTCAGTTGATTCTCCTATTGGTAAGGGATTGCTGGGAAAGAAAGAAGGCGATACTGCTGAAATTAATGTTCCAAACGGAAAACTTAATTTTGAGATCCTGAAAATCTGGAGAGAGTAA